One region of Pseudomonas glycinae genomic DNA includes:
- the motA gene encoding flagellar motor stator protein MotA: protein MAKIIGIIVVFASVLGGYVLSHGKIAALIQPFEVMIIGGAALGAFLQANPGYMTMHVLKKSLSMFSSRFSHTFYLEVLGLIYEILNKSRREGMMAIEGDIEDAAASPIFAKYPAVLKDERMTAFICDYLRIMSSGNMAPHELEGLFDMELYSLKEDLEHPSHAVNGIADAMPGFGIVAAVLGIVVTMASLGEGDQKSIGLHVGAALVGTFFGILAAYGFFGPLAHSLAHDAKEELNVYEAIKASLVASASGMPPSLAVEFGRKVLYPAHRPSFAELEQAVRGR from the coding sequence ATGGCTAAAATTATCGGCATCATCGTCGTATTCGCGAGCGTGCTCGGCGGATACGTGCTCTCCCACGGCAAGATTGCCGCCCTGATCCAGCCCTTCGAGGTGATGATCATCGGCGGTGCGGCACTCGGAGCCTTCCTCCAGGCCAACCCCGGCTACATGACGATGCACGTGCTCAAGAAATCCCTGAGCATGTTCAGTTCGCGTTTCAGCCACACGTTCTATCTGGAAGTGCTGGGCCTGATCTACGAGATCCTCAACAAGAGTCGCCGCGAAGGCATGATGGCCATCGAGGGCGACATCGAAGACGCCGCCGCGAGCCCGATCTTCGCCAAGTACCCGGCGGTACTGAAAGACGAACGCATGACCGCGTTCATCTGCGACTACCTGCGCATCATGTCGTCCGGCAACATGGCTCCCCACGAGCTGGAAGGCCTGTTCGACATGGAACTGTACAGCCTGAAGGAAGACCTCGAACATCCGTCCCACGCGGTGAACGGCATCGCGGACGCCATGCCGGGTTTCGGTATCGTCGCGGCGGTACTGGGTATCGTGGTGACCATGGCCTCCCTGGGTGAGGGCGATCAGAAGTCCATCGGTCTGCACGTGGGTGCGGCACTCGTGGGTACCTTCTTCGGTATTCTCGCGGCGTACGGTTTCTTTGGCCCGTTGGCGCACTCCCTGGCCCACGATGCCAAGGAAGAGCTGAACGTCTACGAAGCCATCAAGGCCTCGCTGGTGGCTTCGGCTTCCGGCATGCCGCCGTCGCTGGCTGTCGAGTTCGGTCGCAAGGTTCTGTACCCGGCTCACCGTCCAAGCTTCGCCGAGCTGGAACAAGCCGTTCGCGGTCGTTAA
- the rsgA gene encoding small ribosomal subunit biogenesis GTPase RsgA encodes MAKRQLNRRQNWRIEKIQGERAARAAKRESSAVEALEGGDLGPEQHGLVIAHFGVQVEVEAVDGELAGQVFRCHLRANLPALVTGDQVVWRAGNQGIGVIVAQLPRTTELCRPDSRGQLKPVAANVDMIVIVFAPLPEPHANLIDRYLVAAEHAGIRPLLLLNKFDLIDEQNAPALNALLAVYRTLGYPVLEVSAHHGNGMEQLQKQLDGRISVFVGQSGVGKSSLVNSLLPEVETRVGPLSELSGQGTHTTTTARLFHFPGGGELIDSPGIREFGLGHVSRADVEAGFIEFNDLLGTCRFRDCKHDREPGCALLKALEDGRVQQQRMNSYRSIIASLPENGY; translated from the coding sequence ATGGCCAAACGCCAACTCAATCGTCGTCAAAACTGGCGCATCGAAAAGATTCAGGGCGAGCGCGCCGCCCGCGCCGCCAAACGCGAGTCCTCGGCTGTCGAGGCGCTCGAAGGCGGCGACCTGGGCCCGGAACAGCACGGCCTGGTGATTGCCCACTTCGGTGTGCAGGTCGAGGTCGAGGCCGTTGACGGCGAACTGGCCGGCCAGGTCTTCCGCTGCCACCTGCGCGCCAATCTGCCTGCATTGGTGACCGGCGACCAGGTGGTCTGGCGCGCCGGCAACCAAGGCATCGGCGTAATCGTCGCGCAACTGCCGCGCACCACCGAGCTGTGCCGTCCGGACAGCCGTGGCCAGCTCAAGCCGGTGGCCGCCAACGTCGACATGATCGTCATCGTCTTCGCCCCGCTGCCCGAGCCCCACGCCAACCTGATCGACCGATATCTGGTCGCCGCCGAACACGCCGGCATCCGTCCGTTGCTGCTGCTGAACAAGTTCGACCTGATCGACGAGCAGAACGCCCCGGCGCTGAACGCCCTGCTGGCGGTCTACCGCACACTCGGCTATCCGGTGCTGGAAGTCTCGGCGCACCACGGCAACGGCATGGAGCAATTGCAGAAACAGCTCGACGGGCGCATCAGCGTGTTCGTTGGTCAGTCCGGTGTCGGCAAGTCGTCCTTGGTCAACAGCCTGCTGCCGGAAGTCGAAACCCGCGTCGGCCCGCTGTCCGAGCTGTCCGGTCAGGGCACGCACACCACGACCACTGCGCGCCTGTTCCACTTCCCTGGCGGTGGCGAGTTGATCGACTCCCCGGGCATCCGTGAATTCGGCCTCGGCCACGTCAGCCGCGCCGACGTCGAAGCCGGCTTCATCGAGTTCAACGATCTGCTCGGCACCTGCCGCTTCCGCGATTGCAAACACGATCGCGAACCCGGTTGCGCACTGCTCAAGGCCCTGGAAGATGGCCGCGTGCAGCAGCAGCGAATGAACAGCTACCGCTCGATCATCGCCAGCTTGCCGGAAAACGGTTACTAA
- a CDS encoding TIR domain-containing protein: protein MQTYHLFISHSWNHPHAHDNLVRLLGAQPDFCFKNFSVPPHNPIMGARTDKQLEEAIENKIRPCSAVLIMAGMYSTYSKWINKEIEIARRMGKVIIAIKPFGAERISTVVRNAAHAECAWNTQSIIKAIRLHTAV, encoded by the coding sequence ATGCAGACCTATCATTTGTTCATCAGTCACTCGTGGAATCATCCGCACGCCCACGACAATCTGGTGCGCCTGCTCGGCGCTCAACCCGACTTCTGCTTCAAGAACTTTTCCGTGCCACCGCACAATCCGATCATGGGTGCACGCACCGACAAGCAGCTTGAGGAGGCGATCGAAAACAAGATCCGGCCGTGCTCGGCGGTGTTGATCATGGCCGGCATGTATTCGACCTACAGCAAGTGGATCAACAAGGAAATCGAGATCGCCAGACGCATGGGCAAGGTGATCATCGCGATCAAACCGTTCGGTGCCGAACGGATTTCCACCGTTGTACGCAATGCCGCACATGCCGAGTGTGCGTGGAACACCCAGAGCATCATCAAGGCCATCCGCCTGCACACGGCGGTGTAA
- the motB gene encoding flagellar motor protein MotB: protein MENNQPIIIKRVKRIAGGHHGGAWKIAFADFATAMMAFFLVLWLLSTATPEQKIAIAGYFKDPVGFSESGTPYIIDLGGTPTLAPENTLNPEVKSQPQPDKVTVDTEQVEGMAEQVEKERLELLLQELQNKVDENPQLQKFKDQILFEITPNGLRIQIMDAENRPMFDSGSARLKPYFEDILLAMADTIKAVPNKISISGHTDAKPYVGNGDFGNWELSANRANAARRALVAGSYPDAQVARVVGYASSALFDKENPFNPVNRRIDIVVLTKKAQAAIEGSQGADPSQPADQGQNGAAPATPVDPNALPADQQPVPAHELRERLNLFDDTLPKPTEPGAAAPAPVPAAPATAPKQ, encoded by the coding sequence ATGGAAAATAACCAGCCGATAATCATCAAGCGCGTCAAGCGCATCGCCGGCGGGCATCACGGCGGGGCGTGGAAGATCGCCTTCGCCGACTTCGCGACGGCGATGATGGCGTTCTTCCTGGTGTTGTGGCTGCTGTCCACCGCGACCCCGGAACAGAAGATCGCCATCGCCGGTTACTTCAAGGACCCGGTCGGTTTCTCCGAAAGCGGCACGCCGTACATCATTGATCTGGGCGGCACGCCGACCCTGGCGCCGGAAAACACCCTCAACCCTGAAGTGAAGTCGCAACCGCAGCCGGACAAGGTCACGGTCGACACCGAACAGGTTGAAGGCATGGCCGAGCAGGTCGAGAAGGAACGTCTGGAACTGTTGCTGCAAGAACTGCAGAACAAGGTCGACGAGAACCCGCAGCTGCAGAAGTTCAAGGATCAGATTCTGTTCGAAATCACGCCGAACGGCTTGCGCATCCAGATCATGGACGCCGAGAACCGGCCGATGTTCGATTCCGGCTCTGCACGCCTGAAGCCGTACTTCGAAGACATCCTGCTGGCCATGGCCGACACCATCAAAGCGGTGCCGAACAAGATCAGCATCAGCGGTCACACCGATGCCAAGCCTTATGTAGGCAATGGCGACTTCGGCAACTGGGAGCTTTCGGCCAACCGCGCCAACGCCGCCCGGCGTGCGCTGGTGGCGGGCAGTTATCCGGACGCTCAAGTGGCGCGGGTTGTTGGTTACGCTTCGTCGGCACTGTTCGACAAGGAGAACCCGTTCAACCCGGTCAACCGCCGTATCGACATCGTGGTGCTGACCAAGAAGGCCCAGGCGGCCATCGAAGGCTCGCAAGGTGCCGACCCGTCGCAACCCGCAGATCAAGGCCAGAACGGCGCGGCGCCGGCCACCCCGGTCGACCCGAACGCCTTGCCGGCAGATCAGCAGCCGGTGCCTGCACACGAGTTGCGCGAACGGCTGAACCTGTTCGACGACACGCTGCCGAAACCGACCGAGCCGGGCGCAGCGGCACCAGCCCCCGTGCCTGCTGCACCGGCCACTGCACCGAAGCAGTGA
- a CDS encoding toll/interleukin-1 receptor domain-containing protein: MPVFISYRHGDRAQAIAINSRLVQANIKTYLDVLDPESQTTDDITGVITRNITECSHLLAVVSEKTALSWWVPFEIGEATISHRRICSFRTGPAELPHYLDKWPKLSTDRDLDFFIDAYRTEGSVKRSMTLDSVTANQSTRTANRQNAEVFHDALKNRIRRGF, encoded by the coding sequence ATGCCCGTATTCATCAGCTACCGCCACGGCGATCGCGCTCAGGCGATTGCCATCAACAGCCGCCTGGTTCAGGCCAATATCAAGACCTACCTTGATGTGCTGGATCCTGAATCCCAGACCACCGACGACATCACGGGTGTCATCACCCGTAACATCACCGAGTGCAGCCACCTGCTGGCCGTGGTGTCGGAAAAGACCGCACTGTCGTGGTGGGTGCCGTTCGAAATCGGCGAGGCGACCATCAGCCACCGACGAATCTGCTCGTTCAGAACCGGGCCGGCGGAGCTTCCGCACTATCTGGACAAATGGCCGAAGCTGAGCACCGATCGGGATCTGGACTTCTTCATCGATGCTTACCGCACCGAAGGAAGCGTCAAGCGCTCCATGACCCTGGATTCGGTCACGGCAAATCAGTCGACCCGAACCGCCAATCGACAAAACGCCGAAGTGTTTCATGACGCGCTGAAAAACCGTATTCGACGCGGGTTTTAG
- a CDS encoding HDOD domain-containing protein — MANETNVPHVKPTTLDGWVKLLDSVRLPVPQDAHDRVCRAIRDDRSSLRDIADLMQDSPALALSIIREANRHTHGNMTAPAENLEVAINRLGLGRTEELLARLPAEPAAQIPQPLRQLQMISQHATQQANGFFASRLARLWQDIHWGSLLFLSPLWPLALTFPKLLEEWEVRVIHKGESARVVEKQLFGVRLLKIGEALVQVWRLPVWVQQGYRLLLTEQRELVKVLRIARDVDHPLRQQNRLDDDPTLRRWLNQPANTVLLANGLALSAQQAWDSPHSERWQFLTSLYLQISMDEVQQQLHQQAAVSARHHFMPDLWHPALSLLWPWGTRRLPAGMLSAAAPSAEDLSQWRRQCAELLAVPSRFTNAMSLTVAARDALVASGMRRVMILMADRGHANLRVHQTSGLPKDAAALNFVVSQSSVLQRLLAQQAQVRITPDNNAQFSALLPPSLRALFRGEHLFLRSLVNNGRVIMIVVADQGGGPFADITVQAFGKTAQCIEKALHSFSQRGQ, encoded by the coding sequence ATGGCTAATGAAACGAACGTCCCACACGTAAAACCGACCACACTCGATGGCTGGGTGAAGCTGCTCGACAGCGTTCGTCTGCCAGTGCCGCAAGACGCCCATGACCGGGTCTGCCGGGCGATTCGCGATGACCGCAGCTCGCTGCGCGACATCGCCGACCTGATGCAGGACAGCCCGGCGCTGGCCCTGAGCATCATCCGCGAAGCCAACCGCCACACCCACGGCAACATGACTGCACCTGCGGAAAACCTCGAAGTGGCGATCAATCGCCTCGGCCTTGGTCGCACCGAAGAGTTGCTGGCGCGCCTGCCCGCCGAACCTGCCGCACAGATCCCCCAGCCCCTGCGCCAGTTGCAGATGATCAGCCAGCACGCCACGCAACAGGCCAACGGTTTTTTCGCCAGCCGACTGGCGCGACTATGGCAGGACATCCATTGGGGCAGTCTTTTGTTTCTGTCGCCGCTGTGGCCGTTGGCGCTGACCTTTCCCAAATTGCTTGAAGAGTGGGAAGTGCGGGTTATCCATAAGGGTGAATCGGCGCGAGTCGTGGAAAAGCAGCTGTTCGGCGTGCGCCTGCTGAAGATCGGCGAGGCGCTGGTGCAAGTCTGGCGTCTGCCGGTCTGGGTGCAGCAAGGTTATCGGCTGCTGCTGACCGAACAGCGCGAACTGGTCAAGGTCCTGCGCATTGCCCGCGACGTCGATCATCCGTTGCGCCAGCAGAATCGCCTTGATGACGACCCGACCCTGCGCCGCTGGCTCAACCAGCCGGCCAACACCGTGTTGCTGGCCAACGGACTGGCACTGTCGGCGCAACAGGCCTGGGACAGTCCGCACAGTGAGCGCTGGCAATTCCTGACCAGCCTCTACCTGCAAATCTCGATGGACGAGGTGCAACAACAATTGCACCAACAGGCCGCCGTCAGCGCTCGCCATCATTTCATGCCGGACCTTTGGCATCCGGCGCTTTCGCTGCTGTGGCCGTGGGGCACCCGTCGCCTTCCAGCCGGAATGCTGTCGGCTGCGGCGCCGTCCGCTGAAGACCTGAGCCAATGGCGCCGGCAATGCGCGGAGCTGCTGGCCGTGCCAAGCCGCTTCACCAACGCCATGAGCCTGACCGTCGCCGCCCGCGATGCACTGGTCGCCAGCGGCATGCGCCGGGTGATGATCCTGATGGCCGACCGCGGCCACGCCAATCTGCGCGTCCATCAAACCTCGGGGTTGCCGAAGGACGCCGCTGCGCTGAATTTCGTCGTCAGCCAGAGTTCAGTGTTGCAACGCTTGCTCGCGCAGCAGGCGCAAGTGCGGATCACCCCGGACAACAACGCCCAGTTTTCCGCCCTGCTGCCGCCCTCGCTGCGCGCCCTTTTCCGTGGTGAACACCTGTTCCTGCGTTCACTAGTGAACAACGGCCGGGTGATCATGATCGTGGTCGCCGACCAGGGTGGCGGGCCGTTCGCCGACATCACCGTGCAAGCCTTCGGCAAAACCGCGCAGTGCATCGAGAAAGCCCTGCACAGTTTTAGCCAGCGCGGCCAATGA
- a CDS encoding caspase family protein: MRKGLFIGINHYHHVAPLSGCNNDAMAMASVLERHANGRPNFSSKVLTSAEENLTLDTMKQQIRELFSGDCDVALLYFAGHGQFDTSIDEGLLIPQDFRHGGEGIRISDILTWADQAPHIKNKIIILDCCQAGAAGAMRSLRGGSSVIGEGMTILTACKKEQSALESRGHGVFTDLLLQALHGGAANVLGKVTPGSVYSFVDNALGAWEQRPVFKTNVSQFVPLREVAPLIAEETLRKLKDWFPEPSFVFRLDPSYEPTEAAFDPDHGDVFKQLQMCNRHSLIEPVDAEHMYYAALHSTGCRLTALGAYYRELALKGHF, from the coding sequence ATGCGCAAGGGACTGTTTATCGGCATCAACCACTACCACCATGTCGCCCCTCTGAGCGGCTGTAACAACGATGCCATGGCCATGGCATCGGTACTGGAGCGCCACGCCAACGGGCGGCCGAACTTCAGCAGCAAGGTACTGACTTCAGCCGAGGAGAACCTGACACTCGACACGATGAAGCAACAGATCCGGGAGCTGTTTTCCGGCGACTGCGATGTGGCGCTGTTGTACTTCGCAGGCCATGGCCAGTTCGACACCAGCATCGACGAAGGACTGCTGATTCCACAGGACTTCCGGCACGGCGGCGAAGGCATTCGCATCAGCGACATTCTGACGTGGGCCGATCAGGCACCGCACATCAAGAACAAGATCATCATCCTGGATTGCTGCCAGGCCGGCGCAGCAGGTGCCATGCGCAGTCTGCGCGGTGGCAGCAGCGTGATCGGCGAAGGCATGACCATCCTGACGGCCTGCAAGAAAGAACAATCGGCGCTGGAAAGCCGTGGCCACGGGGTGTTCACCGATCTGCTGTTGCAAGCCCTGCACGGCGGCGCAGCCAATGTATTGGGCAAGGTCACGCCGGGCAGTGTGTATTCGTTTGTCGACAATGCGCTGGGGGCATGGGAACAGCGGCCGGTGTTCAAGACCAACGTGTCGCAATTCGTACCGCTGCGCGAAGTCGCGCCGCTGATTGCCGAAGAAACACTGCGCAAGCTCAAGGACTGGTTTCCCGAGCCGAGCTTCGTCTTCCGGCTCGATCCCAGCTACGAACCCACCGAAGCGGCATTCGATCCCGATCACGGCGATGTCTTCAAACAGTTGCAGATGTGCAACCGCCACAGCCTGATCGAACCGGTCGACGCCGAGCACATGTACTACGCCGCCCTCCACTCCACCGGCTGCCGCCTCACTGCACTCGGCGCCTATTATCGAGAGCTAGCGCTCAAAGGACATTTCTGA
- a CDS encoding leucine-rich repeat domain-containing protein has protein sequence MADKMPKVKPVATPSNSPDFSIDVSHRLPLPASAAPQISMPNRLEPSHIFSRQDMGALTQETSVSAAPISLVTNELAILSALPSLADYWIPKSAHLGEADAQGIRMYKGRQFVQVADDRFVQVVPDVESGLFRATKARELEPSGPLLKPNGEGRFWDAVDSIDSLDRLESLDPVRNRMSVAERVRDLYPQIPDEEVATFINQRLRSDPFGVMTRLEKEFAMLRDELAIWSAGEASPHSHSHSHSQSSAQGRALTLAGERQAREQFSAVLQDIWQRKSVSRWGYGDDHFSSNIDFSGELPRLSARFEYVTELILTAQVTSARIGAFLDSFPNVQYLMITGVRAEEFPSGIFQMRELRELTLKNCSLGLTEVTAEGLSRIETLTLLNLAHNPLTVTPHVGFMSELKELMLHDANLSSIPSGISTPKELGVLALQNNNISDVGDELFDVPDTQHLFVGLVNNPLNNVSRQRIGHYLEDASMDRKIEIQMDEPLSEVESDSESAESGFGTDSDSN, from the coding sequence ATGGCTGACAAAATGCCAAAGGTCAAACCTGTTGCTACCCCAAGCAACTCACCCGATTTCAGTATCGATGTTTCACATCGGCTACCGCTTCCTGCTTCTGCAGCGCCGCAGATATCCATGCCGAATCGACTGGAGCCGTCGCACATTTTCTCCCGGCAAGATATGGGCGCACTGACGCAGGAAACCAGCGTGAGTGCGGCCCCGATCTCTTTGGTAACCAATGAGCTCGCGATACTTTCGGCGCTCCCCTCGCTGGCAGACTATTGGATACCCAAATCAGCACACCTCGGCGAAGCCGATGCGCAAGGCATCCGGATGTACAAGGGGCGGCAGTTTGTGCAAGTCGCCGACGACCGTTTCGTGCAAGTGGTTCCTGATGTGGAGAGTGGCTTGTTTCGTGCCACTAAAGCCAGAGAACTCGAACCCTCCGGTCCGCTGTTGAAGCCGAATGGCGAAGGCAGATTCTGGGATGCGGTAGACAGCATTGATTCGCTTGATCGACTTGAAAGTCTCGACCCGGTACGCAATCGGATGTCCGTTGCCGAGCGCGTACGTGATCTTTATCCGCAGATCCCGGACGAGGAAGTGGCGACGTTTATCAACCAGCGCTTGAGGAGTGATCCATTCGGCGTAATGACGCGGCTCGAAAAAGAGTTCGCGATGTTGCGTGACGAACTGGCGATATGGAGTGCCGGCGAGGCCTCGCCTCACTCACATTCACATTCACATTCGCAATCGTCAGCGCAGGGCCGTGCGCTGACGCTTGCCGGAGAACGCCAGGCTCGTGAGCAATTCAGCGCAGTGCTGCAAGATATCTGGCAACGCAAGTCGGTATCGCGATGGGGATACGGTGACGATCATTTTTCGTCGAACATCGATTTTTCTGGTGAGTTGCCAAGGTTATCCGCGCGGTTCGAATATGTAACAGAATTAATATTAACCGCGCAGGTAACCAGTGCGCGAATAGGCGCGTTCCTCGACAGTTTTCCCAATGTCCAATACTTGATGATCACTGGCGTAAGAGCGGAAGAGTTTCCGTCAGGAATCTTTCAAATGCGTGAATTGCGCGAGCTTACATTGAAAAATTGCTCGCTTGGACTTACGGAGGTGACGGCTGAGGGGCTGTCTCGAATAGAAACACTCACATTGCTGAATCTGGCACACAATCCTCTGACAGTCACCCCGCATGTGGGCTTCATGTCGGAATTGAAAGAGTTGATGCTGCATGATGCCAACCTTTCCAGTATTCCTTCAGGAATAAGCACGCCGAAAGAACTCGGAGTGTTGGCGTTGCAGAATAATAATATTTCAGATGTTGGTGATGAGTTATTCGATGTTCCGGATACACAACATTTGTTTGTCGGGCTGGTGAACAACCCGTTGAATAACGTATCGAGGCAACGAATTGGTCATTATCTGGAAGATGCCAGCATGGATCGAAAAATAGAAATTCAGATGGATGAGCCACTTTCAGAGGTGGAGTCCGACAGTGAATCCGCAGAGAGCGGATTCGGGACGGACTCAGACAGTAACTGA
- the orn gene encoding oligoribonuclease, translated as MQNPQNLIWIDLEMTGLDPENDVIIEMATIVTDSDLNTLAEGPVIAIHHSDEVLARMDEWNTRTHGNSGLTQRVRESRVSMAEAEAETIAFLEQWVPKGKSPICGNSICQDRRFLYTHMKALESYFHYRNLDVSTLKELAARWAPDVRDSFKKGSTHLALDDIRESIAELQHYRKHFIKF; from the coding sequence ATGCAAAACCCGCAGAATCTGATCTGGATCGACCTGGAAATGACCGGTCTGGATCCGGAAAACGACGTGATCATCGAAATGGCCACCATCGTCACCGACAGTGACCTGAACACCCTGGCCGAAGGCCCGGTGATCGCCATCCACCACAGCGACGAAGTCCTCGCCCGCATGGACGAGTGGAACACCCGCACCCACGGCAACTCGGGTCTGACCCAGCGCGTGCGTGAAAGCCGTGTCAGCATGGCCGAGGCTGAAGCCGAAACCATCGCCTTCCTCGAGCAGTGGGTGCCGAAGGGCAAGTCGCCGATCTGTGGCAACAGCATCTGCCAGGATCGCCGCTTCCTTTATACCCACATGAAGGCGCTGGAAAGCTACTTCCACTACCGCAACCTCGACGTCTCCACGCTCAAGGAACTGGCCGCGCGCTGGGCACCGGACGTGCGTGACAGCTTCAAGAAGGGCAGCACTCACCTCGCACTGGATGACATCCGCGAATCCATCGCCGAGCTGCAGCACTACCGCAAGCATTTCATCAAGTTCTGA
- a CDS encoding trimeric intracellular cation channel family protein gives MLLMLYLVAITAEAMTGALSAGRRGMDWFGVVLIACVTALGGGSVRDVLLGHYPLTWVKHPEYLVLTTVAAMITVFTARWMRHLRSLFLVLDAVGLVAFTLIGCMTALEMGHGMLVASVSGVITGVFGGILRDIFCNDIPLIFRRELYASVSFAAAWCYMLCLYLNVPSEQAILITLFGGFLLRLLAIRFHWEMPKFVYNDEH, from the coding sequence ATGTTGCTGATGCTCTACCTCGTCGCTATTACTGCCGAAGCCATGACCGGCGCCCTGTCTGCGGGCCGTCGCGGCATGGACTGGTTTGGCGTGGTGCTGATTGCCTGCGTCACCGCATTGGGCGGCGGTTCGGTGCGTGACGTGCTGCTCGGGCACTACCCGCTGACCTGGGTCAAACACCCGGAATATCTGGTACTGACCACAGTCGCGGCGATGATCACCGTGTTCACGGCTCGCTGGATGCGCCATCTGCGCTCGCTGTTTCTGGTGCTCGACGCGGTCGGTCTGGTGGCGTTTACCCTGATCGGTTGCATGACCGCCCTGGAAATGGGCCACGGGATGCTGGTGGCCTCGGTCAGCGGCGTGATCACCGGTGTATTCGGCGGCATCCTGCGCGATATCTTCTGCAACGATATTCCGTTGATCTTCCGCCGTGAGCTGTATGCCAGCGTCTCTTTTGCAGCTGCCTGGTGTTACATGCTGTGCCTGTATCTCAATGTGCCGAGTGAGCAGGCAATTCTGATTACCCTGTTTGGTGGTTTTCTGTTGCGATTGTTGGCGATTCGTTTTCATTGGGAAATGCCGAAGTTTGTCTATAACGACGAACATTGA
- a CDS encoding rhodanese-like domain-containing protein codes for MSDFSGLALVIEPSDLLPRLESRDLILVDLTSAARYAEGHIPGARFVDPKRTQLGQAPAPGLLPSKEKLEELFGELGHRKDAVYVVYDDEGGGWAGRFIWLLDVIGHDKYHYLDGGLPAWLAEGSPMSIQIPPAAGGPVALTLHEEPTATREYLQSRLGAADLAIWDARGPLEYSGEKVLAAKGGHIPGAVNFEWTAGMDQARQLRIRTDMPQILENLGITKDKEIITHCQTHHRSGFTYLVAKALGYPRVKGYAGSWGEWGNHPDTPVEL; via the coding sequence ATGTCTGATTTCTCTGGCCTGGCCCTGGTGATCGAGCCGAGCGACCTGCTGCCGCGCCTCGAATCCCGCGATCTGATTCTGGTGGATCTGACCAGTGCCGCCCGCTACGCCGAGGGACATATTCCCGGCGCACGCTTCGTCGATCCGAAACGCACCCAGCTGGGTCAGGCGCCGGCTCCGGGGCTGTTGCCGAGCAAGGAAAAACTCGAAGAACTGTTCGGTGAGCTGGGTCATCGCAAAGATGCGGTCTACGTGGTCTATGACGACGAAGGCGGCGGCTGGGCCGGGCGCTTCATCTGGCTGCTCGACGTGATCGGTCATGACAAATACCACTACCTCGACGGCGGTCTGCCAGCGTGGCTGGCGGAAGGTTCGCCGATGTCGATCCAGATTCCTCCGGCGGCGGGCGGCCCGGTTGCCCTGACCCTGCACGAGGAACCGACCGCCACCCGCGAGTACCTGCAAAGCCGTCTCGGTGCCGCAGACCTGGCGATCTGGGACGCTCGCGGGCCGCTGGAGTATTCCGGTGAGAAGGTCCTGGCGGCCAAGGGCGGGCACATCCCCGGCGCCGTCAATTTCGAATGGACGGCGGGCATGGATCAGGCGCGTCAATTGCGCATCCGTACCGACATGCCGCAGATCCTGGAAAACCTCGGGATCACCAAGGACAAAGAAATCATTACCCACTGCCAGACCCATCACCGGTCCGGTTTCACTTATCTGGTGGCCAAGGCCCTCGGTTATCCGCGGGTCAAGGGCTACGCCGGTTCCTGGGGCGAATGGGGCAACCACCCCGACACCCCCGTCGAGCTTTAA